Proteins encoded in a region of the Orcinus orca chromosome 8, mOrcOrc1.1, whole genome shotgun sequence genome:
- the VWCE gene encoding von Willebrand factor C and EGF domain-containing protein isoform X2 yields the protein MWAGLLLRAACVALLLPGTPARGYTGRKTPGHFGAERRRLGPHVCLSGFGSGCCPGWAPSMGSGHCTLPLCSFGCGSGICIAPNVCSCQDGEQGPTCPEAHGPCGEYGCDLTCNHGGCQEVARVCPVGFSMTETAIGIRCTDVDECLSSSCEGHCVNTEGGFVCECGPGMQLSADRHSCQDTDECLGTPCQQRCKNSIGSYRCSCRTGFHLHGNRHSCVDVNECRRPLERRVCHHSCHNTVGSFLCTCRPGFRLRADRVSCEAFPKAVLAPSAILQPLQHPPKMLLLLPEAGRPALSPGHSPPSGAPGPPTGVRTTRLPSPTPALPTSSASALTQLLSAPMATPVPSPSPLGTLRPPSRIQEKVVVTPSLPRGPEATQLAPGPSACWHLGAMHESGSRWTEPGCSQCWCEDGEVTCEKVTCEAACSHPIPSGDGGCCPLCTGCFHRGVIRAEGDVFSPPNQNCTVCVCLAGNVSCISPECPPGPCQASLKSDCCTCVPVRCYFHGQWYADGAVFSGGGDECTTCVCQNGEVECSFTPCPELDCPREEWWLGPGQCCFTCREPAPMTGCSLDDNGVEFPVGQIWSPGDPYGSVSCKRTDCVDSCPHPIRIPGQCCPDCSAGCTYTGRIFYNNQTFPSVLDPCLSCICLLGSVACSPVDCPITCSYPFHPDGECCPACRDCNYEGRKVGNGQVFTLDDEPCTQCICQLGEVSCEKTPCQQACSDPSTPPRDCCSFCPDSLEESRGLSPRGDVELSKVARTPRGDPEALLNCSSCPGPPAVSPRRPALQLLQLLLRTNLSDMQTIPEPPLYLRPLPGLPGHLLLLQSPRPRPPGPTQHPDSLLCLPPSGVEPQPFPRWAPAPQRPPSLSSGLAGSLQPPPDSLQPLQPRPALAPRSPPRGPHRRSPQCKQDCVAGPCPGDARQRRLCQRPWELAGWLWGPVRLPTPSGPLAGMENPQGPM from the exons ATGTGGGCCGGATTGCTCCTCCGGGCCGCCTGCGTCGCGCTCCTGCTGCCGGGGACCCCGGCCCGTGGCTACACCGGGAGGAAGACGCCCGGGCACTTCGGGGCCGAGAG ACGCCGGCTGGGCCCCCACGTCTGCCTCTCGGGGTTCGGGAGTGGTTGCTGCCCTGGCTGGGCGCCCTCCATGGGCAGTGGACACTGCACTCTTC CCCTCTGCTCCTTTGGCTGCGGGAGTGGCATCTGCATCGCTCCCAATGTCTGCTCCTGCCAGGATGGAGAGCAAGGGCCCACCTGCCCAG AAGCCCATGGACCCTGTGGGGAGTACGGCTGTGACCTCACCTGTAACCATGGTGGCTGTCAGGAGGTGGCCCGAGTGTGTCCCGTGGGCTTCTCGATGACAGAGACAGCTATCGGCATCAGGTGTACCG ACGTCGATGAATGTTTAAGCTCCTCTTGTGAGGGCCACTGCGTGAACACGGAAGGCGGGTTCGTGTGCGAGTGTGGGCCGGGCATGCAGCTGTCTGCTGACCGCCACAGCTGCCAAG ACACTGATGAATGCCTTGGGACCCCCTGCCAGCAGAGATGTAAAAACAGCATTGGCAGCTACAGGTGTTCCTGTAGAACTGGCTTCCATCTGCACGGCAACCGGCACTCCTGTGTAG ATGTAAACGAGTGTCGGAGGCCACTGGAGAGGCGAGTCTGTCACCATTCTTGCCATAACACCGTGGGCAGCTTCCTGTGCACCTGCCGACCTGGCTTCAGGCTCCGAGCTGACCGAGTGTCGTGTGAAG CTTTCCCCAAAGCCGTGCTGGCCCCATCTGCCATCCTGCAGCCCCTGCAGCACCCCCCTAAGATGCTACTGCTGCTTCCAGAGGCAGGCCGGCCCGCCCTCTCCCCAGGGCACAGCCCTCCTTCTGGGGCTCCAGGGCCCCCAACTGGAGTCAGGACCACACGACTGCCATCTCCCACACCTGCACTACCCACGTCCTCTGCTTCTGCCCTGACGCAGCTGCTGTCTGCCCCAATGGCCACCCCAGTGCCTAGTCCCTCTCCGTTGGGGACCCTCAGACCTCCCTCACGAATCCAGGAGAAGGTGGTGGTGACCCCTTCCTTGCCCAGGggccctgaggccacacagctggcaCCAGGGCCCTCTGCCTGTTGGCACCTGGGAGCCATGCATGAGTCCGGGAGCCGCTGGACAGAGCCTGGCTGTTCCCAGTGCTGGTGCGAG GATGGGGAGGTGACCTGTGAAAAGGTGACGTGTGAAGCTGCTTGTTCTCACCCGATTCCCTCCGGAGATGGGGGATGCTGTCCATTGTGTACAG GCTGTTTTCACAGGGGCGTCATCCGGGCTGAAGGGGACGTGTTTTCACCTCCCAACCAGAACTGCACTGTCTGTGTCTGTCTG GCTGGAAATGTGTCCTGCATCTCCCCTGAGTGTCCTCCCGGCCCCTGTCAGGCCTCCCTGAAGTCGGATTGCTGTACTTGTGTGCCAG TGAGATGCTATTTCCATGGCCAGTGGTATGCAGACGGGGCTGTGTTCAGTGGTGGTGGTGACGAGTGTACCACCTGTGTCTGCCAG AACGGGGAGGTGGAATGTTCCTTCACGCCATGTCCAGAACTGGATTGCCCCCGCGAGGAGTGgtggctgggccctgggcagtgCTGCTTCACCTGCAGGGAACCCGCACCCATGACAG GCTGCTCTCTGGACGACAACGGGGTTGAGTTTCCGGTCGGACAGATCTGGTCTCCCGGTGACCCCT ATGGTTCAGTGAGCTGCAAGAGGACAGACTGTGTGGACTCCTGCCCTCACCCGATTCGGATCCCCGGGCAGTGCTGCCCTGACTGTTCGGCAG GCTGCACCTACACAGGTAGAATCTTCTACAATAACCAGACCTTCCCGTCCGTGCTGGACCCGTGTCTGAGCTGCATCTGCCTG CTGGGTTCGGTGGCCTGCTCGCCCGTGGACTGCCCCATCACCTGCTCCTACCCTTTCCACCCTGACGGGGAGTGCTGTCCAGCGTGCCGAG ACTGCAACTACgaggggaggaaggtggggaaCGGCCAGGTGTTCACCTTGGACGATGAGCCCTGTACCCAGTGCATATGCCAG CTGGGAGAGGTGAGCTGCGAGAAGACGCCCTGCCAGCAGGCCTGCTCGGACCCCTCCACGCCCCCCAGGGACTGCTGCTCCTTCTGTCCAG ATTCCCTGGAAGAAAGCCGGGGTCTCTCCCCTCGTGGAGACGTTGAGCTCAGCAAAGTGGCCCGGACCCCCCGTGGAGACCCTGAGGCCCTGCTCAACTGCAGCTCCTGCCCGGGGCCCCCAGCGGTGTCACCTCGGAGGCCAGCGCTGCAGCTCCTCCAGCTCCTCCTGAGAACAAACCTGTCTGACATGCAGACTATACCC GAGCCTCCTCTCTACCTCCGGCCTCTCCCGGGGCTCCCGGGCCACCTCCTGTTACTCCAGAGCCCTCGTCCTCGGCCTCCGGGGCCCACACAGCATCCAGACAGCCTTCTCTGCCTGCCACCATCCGGCGTAGAGCCTCAGCCCTTTCCACGATGGGCCCCAGCCCCTCAGAGGCCCCCGTCACTATCCTCAGGCCTCGCAGGCTCTCTCCAGCCGCCTCCAGACTCTCTGCAGCCCTTGCAGCCACGGCCAGCCCTGGCCCCCAGGAGCCCACCACGGGGCCCTCACAGGAGGAGTCCACAGTGTAAGCAGGACTGCGTTGCAGGGCCGTGCCCGGGAGACGCCAGACAGAGAAGGCTCTGCCAGAGGCCCTGGGAGCTTGCAGGGTGGCTCTGGGGGCCAGTGAGGCTGCCGACTCCTTCAGGACCCCTGGCGGGGATGGAAAACCCTCAGGGCCCGATGTAG
- the VWCE gene encoding von Willebrand factor C and EGF domain-containing protein isoform X3 — protein MWAGLLLRAACVALLLPGTPARGYTGRKTPGHFGAERRRLGPHVCLSGFGSGCCPGWAPSMGSGHCTLPLCSFGCGSGICIAPNVCSCQDGEQGPTCPEAHGPCGEYGCDLTCNHGGCQEVARVCPVGFSMTETAIGIRCTDVDECLSSSCEGHCVNTEGGFVCECGPGMQLSADRHSCQDTDECLGTPCQQRCKNSIGSYRCSCRTGFHLHGNRHSCVDVNECRRPLERRVCHHSCHNTVGSFLCTCRPGFRLRADRVSCEAFPKAVLAPSAILQPLQHPPKMLLLLPEAGRPALSPGHSPPSGAPGPPTGVRTTRLPSPTPALPTSSASALTQLLSAPMATPVPSPSPLGTLRPPSRIQEKVVVTPSLPRGPEATQLAPGPSACWHLGAMHESGSRWTEPGCSQCWCEDGEVTCEKVTCEAACSHPIPSGDGGCCPLCTGCFHRGVIRAEGDVFSPPNQNCTVCVCLAGNVSCISPECPPGPCQASLKSDCCTCVPVRCYFHGQWYADGAVFSGGGDECTTCVCQNGEVECSFTPCPELDCPREEWWLGPGQCCFTCREPAPMTGCSLDDNGVEFPVGQIWSPGDPCELCICQADGSVSCKRTDCVDSCPHPIRIPGQCCPDCSAGCTYTGRIFYNNQTFPSVLDPCLSCICLLGSVACSPVDCPITCSYPFHPDGECCPACRDCNYEGRKVGNGQVFTLDDEPCTQCICQLGEVSCEKTPCQQACSDPSTPPRDCCSFCPDSLEESRGLSPRGDVELSKVARTPRGDPEALLNCSSCPGPPAVSPRRPALQLLQLLLRTNLSDMQTIPVSPSGAQALPSPPLGPGGMFPGEPGASQPPWPSPGPSIPPGASSLPPASPGAPGPPPVTPEPSSSASGAHTASRQPSLPATIRRRASALSTMGPSPSEAPVTILRPRRLSPAASRLSAALAATASPGPQEPTTGPSQEESTV, from the exons ATGTGGGCCGGATTGCTCCTCCGGGCCGCCTGCGTCGCGCTCCTGCTGCCGGGGACCCCGGCCCGTGGCTACACCGGGAGGAAGACGCCCGGGCACTTCGGGGCCGAGAG ACGCCGGCTGGGCCCCCACGTCTGCCTCTCGGGGTTCGGGAGTGGTTGCTGCCCTGGCTGGGCGCCCTCCATGGGCAGTGGACACTGCACTCTTC CCCTCTGCTCCTTTGGCTGCGGGAGTGGCATCTGCATCGCTCCCAATGTCTGCTCCTGCCAGGATGGAGAGCAAGGGCCCACCTGCCCAG AAGCCCATGGACCCTGTGGGGAGTACGGCTGTGACCTCACCTGTAACCATGGTGGCTGTCAGGAGGTGGCCCGAGTGTGTCCCGTGGGCTTCTCGATGACAGAGACAGCTATCGGCATCAGGTGTACCG ACGTCGATGAATGTTTAAGCTCCTCTTGTGAGGGCCACTGCGTGAACACGGAAGGCGGGTTCGTGTGCGAGTGTGGGCCGGGCATGCAGCTGTCTGCTGACCGCCACAGCTGCCAAG ACACTGATGAATGCCTTGGGACCCCCTGCCAGCAGAGATGTAAAAACAGCATTGGCAGCTACAGGTGTTCCTGTAGAACTGGCTTCCATCTGCACGGCAACCGGCACTCCTGTGTAG ATGTAAACGAGTGTCGGAGGCCACTGGAGAGGCGAGTCTGTCACCATTCTTGCCATAACACCGTGGGCAGCTTCCTGTGCACCTGCCGACCTGGCTTCAGGCTCCGAGCTGACCGAGTGTCGTGTGAAG CTTTCCCCAAAGCCGTGCTGGCCCCATCTGCCATCCTGCAGCCCCTGCAGCACCCCCCTAAGATGCTACTGCTGCTTCCAGAGGCAGGCCGGCCCGCCCTCTCCCCAGGGCACAGCCCTCCTTCTGGGGCTCCAGGGCCCCCAACTGGAGTCAGGACCACACGACTGCCATCTCCCACACCTGCACTACCCACGTCCTCTGCTTCTGCCCTGACGCAGCTGCTGTCTGCCCCAATGGCCACCCCAGTGCCTAGTCCCTCTCCGTTGGGGACCCTCAGACCTCCCTCACGAATCCAGGAGAAGGTGGTGGTGACCCCTTCCTTGCCCAGGggccctgaggccacacagctggcaCCAGGGCCCTCTGCCTGTTGGCACCTGGGAGCCATGCATGAGTCCGGGAGCCGCTGGACAGAGCCTGGCTGTTCCCAGTGCTGGTGCGAG GATGGGGAGGTGACCTGTGAAAAGGTGACGTGTGAAGCTGCTTGTTCTCACCCGATTCCCTCCGGAGATGGGGGATGCTGTCCATTGTGTACAG GCTGTTTTCACAGGGGCGTCATCCGGGCTGAAGGGGACGTGTTTTCACCTCCCAACCAGAACTGCACTGTCTGTGTCTGTCTG GCTGGAAATGTGTCCTGCATCTCCCCTGAGTGTCCTCCCGGCCCCTGTCAGGCCTCCCTGAAGTCGGATTGCTGTACTTGTGTGCCAG TGAGATGCTATTTCCATGGCCAGTGGTATGCAGACGGGGCTGTGTTCAGTGGTGGTGGTGACGAGTGTACCACCTGTGTCTGCCAG AACGGGGAGGTGGAATGTTCCTTCACGCCATGTCCAGAACTGGATTGCCCCCGCGAGGAGTGgtggctgggccctgggcagtgCTGCTTCACCTGCAGGGAACCCGCACCCATGACAG GCTGCTCTCTGGACGACAACGGGGTTGAGTTTCCGGTCGGACAGATCTGGTCTCCCGGTGACCCCTGTGAGTTATGCATCTGCCAG GCAGATGGTTCAGTGAGCTGCAAGAGGACAGACTGTGTGGACTCCTGCCCTCACCCGATTCGGATCCCCGGGCAGTGCTGCCCTGACTGTTCGGCAG GCTGCACCTACACAGGTAGAATCTTCTACAATAACCAGACCTTCCCGTCCGTGCTGGACCCGTGTCTGAGCTGCATCTGCCTG CTGGGTTCGGTGGCCTGCTCGCCCGTGGACTGCCCCATCACCTGCTCCTACCCTTTCCACCCTGACGGGGAGTGCTGTCCAGCGTGCCGAG ACTGCAACTACgaggggaggaaggtggggaaCGGCCAGGTGTTCACCTTGGACGATGAGCCCTGTACCCAGTGCATATGCCAG CTGGGAGAGGTGAGCTGCGAGAAGACGCCCTGCCAGCAGGCCTGCTCGGACCCCTCCACGCCCCCCAGGGACTGCTGCTCCTTCTGTCCAG ATTCCCTGGAAGAAAGCCGGGGTCTCTCCCCTCGTGGAGACGTTGAGCTCAGCAAAGTGGCCCGGACCCCCCGTGGAGACCCTGAGGCCCTGCTCAACTGCAGCTCCTGCCCGGGGCCCCCAGCGGTGTCACCTCGGAGGCCAGCGCTGCAGCTCCTCCAGCTCCTCCTGAGAACAAACCTGTCTGACATGCAGACTATACCCGTGAGCCCCTCAGGAGCCcaggccttaccctcacccccTTTGGGGCCAGGGGGCATGTTCCCAGGGGAGCCCGGGGCCTCCCAGCCCCCTTGGCCCTCACCAGGGCCTTCAATCCCTCCAGGAGCCTCCTCTCTACCTCCGGCCTCTCCCGGGGCTCCCGGGCCACCTCCTGTTACTCCAGAGCCCTCGTCCTCGGCCTCCGGGGCCCACACAGCATCCAGACAGCCTTCTCTGCCTGCCACCATCCGGCGTAGAGCCTCAGCCCTTTCCACGATGGGCCCCAGCCCCTCAGAGGCCCCCGTCACTATCCTCAGGCCTCGCAGGCTCTCTCCAGCCGCCTCCAGACTCTCTGCAGCCCTTGCAGCCACGGCCAGCCCTGGCCCCCAGGAGCCCACCACGGGGCCCTCACAGGAGGAGTCCACAGTGTAA
- the VWCE gene encoding von Willebrand factor C and EGF domain-containing protein isoform X1 produces MWAGLLLRAACVALLLPGTPARGYTGRKTPGHFGAERRRLGPHVCLSGFGSGCCPGWAPSMGSGHCTLPLCSFGCGSGICIAPNVCSCQDGEQGPTCPEAHGPCGEYGCDLTCNHGGCQEVARVCPVGFSMTETAIGIRCTDVDECLSSSCEGHCVNTEGGFVCECGPGMQLSADRHSCQDTDECLGTPCQQRCKNSIGSYRCSCRTGFHLHGNRHSCVDVNECRRPLERRVCHHSCHNTVGSFLCTCRPGFRLRADRVSCEAFPKAVLAPSAILQPLQHPPKMLLLLPEAGRPALSPGHSPPSGAPGPPTGVRTTRLPSPTPALPTSSASALTQLLSAPMATPVPSPSPLGTLRPPSRIQEKVVVTPSLPRGPEATQLAPGPSACWHLGAMHESGSRWTEPGCSQCWCEDGEVTCEKVTCEAACSHPIPSGDGGCCPLCTGCFHRGVIRAEGDVFSPPNQNCTVCVCLAGNVSCISPECPPGPCQASLKSDCCTCVPVRCYFHGQWYADGAVFSGGGDECTTCVCQNGEVECSFTPCPELDCPREEWWLGPGQCCFTCREPAPMTGCSLDDNGVEFPVGQIWSPGDPCELCICQADGSVSCKRTDCVDSCPHPIRIPGQCCPDCSAGCTYTGRIFYNNQTFPSVLDPCLSCICLLGSVACSPVDCPITCSYPFHPDGECCPACRDCNYEGRKVGNGQVFTLDDEPCTQCICQLGEVSCEKTPCQQACSDPSTPPRDCCSFCPDSLEESRGLSPRGDVELSKVARTPRGDPEALLNCSSCPGPPAVSPRRPALQLLQLLLRTNLSDMQTIPEPPLYLRPLPGLPGHLLLLQSPRPRPPGPTQHPDSLLCLPPSGVEPQPFPRWAPAPQRPPSLSSGLAGSLQPPPDSLQPLQPRPALAPRSPPRGPHRRSPQCKQDCVAGPCPGDARQRRLCQRPWELAGWLWGPVRLPTPSGPLAGMENPQGPM; encoded by the exons ATGTGGGCCGGATTGCTCCTCCGGGCCGCCTGCGTCGCGCTCCTGCTGCCGGGGACCCCGGCCCGTGGCTACACCGGGAGGAAGACGCCCGGGCACTTCGGGGCCGAGAG ACGCCGGCTGGGCCCCCACGTCTGCCTCTCGGGGTTCGGGAGTGGTTGCTGCCCTGGCTGGGCGCCCTCCATGGGCAGTGGACACTGCACTCTTC CCCTCTGCTCCTTTGGCTGCGGGAGTGGCATCTGCATCGCTCCCAATGTCTGCTCCTGCCAGGATGGAGAGCAAGGGCCCACCTGCCCAG AAGCCCATGGACCCTGTGGGGAGTACGGCTGTGACCTCACCTGTAACCATGGTGGCTGTCAGGAGGTGGCCCGAGTGTGTCCCGTGGGCTTCTCGATGACAGAGACAGCTATCGGCATCAGGTGTACCG ACGTCGATGAATGTTTAAGCTCCTCTTGTGAGGGCCACTGCGTGAACACGGAAGGCGGGTTCGTGTGCGAGTGTGGGCCGGGCATGCAGCTGTCTGCTGACCGCCACAGCTGCCAAG ACACTGATGAATGCCTTGGGACCCCCTGCCAGCAGAGATGTAAAAACAGCATTGGCAGCTACAGGTGTTCCTGTAGAACTGGCTTCCATCTGCACGGCAACCGGCACTCCTGTGTAG ATGTAAACGAGTGTCGGAGGCCACTGGAGAGGCGAGTCTGTCACCATTCTTGCCATAACACCGTGGGCAGCTTCCTGTGCACCTGCCGACCTGGCTTCAGGCTCCGAGCTGACCGAGTGTCGTGTGAAG CTTTCCCCAAAGCCGTGCTGGCCCCATCTGCCATCCTGCAGCCCCTGCAGCACCCCCCTAAGATGCTACTGCTGCTTCCAGAGGCAGGCCGGCCCGCCCTCTCCCCAGGGCACAGCCCTCCTTCTGGGGCTCCAGGGCCCCCAACTGGAGTCAGGACCACACGACTGCCATCTCCCACACCTGCACTACCCACGTCCTCTGCTTCTGCCCTGACGCAGCTGCTGTCTGCCCCAATGGCCACCCCAGTGCCTAGTCCCTCTCCGTTGGGGACCCTCAGACCTCCCTCACGAATCCAGGAGAAGGTGGTGGTGACCCCTTCCTTGCCCAGGggccctgaggccacacagctggcaCCAGGGCCCTCTGCCTGTTGGCACCTGGGAGCCATGCATGAGTCCGGGAGCCGCTGGACAGAGCCTGGCTGTTCCCAGTGCTGGTGCGAG GATGGGGAGGTGACCTGTGAAAAGGTGACGTGTGAAGCTGCTTGTTCTCACCCGATTCCCTCCGGAGATGGGGGATGCTGTCCATTGTGTACAG GCTGTTTTCACAGGGGCGTCATCCGGGCTGAAGGGGACGTGTTTTCACCTCCCAACCAGAACTGCACTGTCTGTGTCTGTCTG GCTGGAAATGTGTCCTGCATCTCCCCTGAGTGTCCTCCCGGCCCCTGTCAGGCCTCCCTGAAGTCGGATTGCTGTACTTGTGTGCCAG TGAGATGCTATTTCCATGGCCAGTGGTATGCAGACGGGGCTGTGTTCAGTGGTGGTGGTGACGAGTGTACCACCTGTGTCTGCCAG AACGGGGAGGTGGAATGTTCCTTCACGCCATGTCCAGAACTGGATTGCCCCCGCGAGGAGTGgtggctgggccctgggcagtgCTGCTTCACCTGCAGGGAACCCGCACCCATGACAG GCTGCTCTCTGGACGACAACGGGGTTGAGTTTCCGGTCGGACAGATCTGGTCTCCCGGTGACCCCTGTGAGTTATGCATCTGCCAG GCAGATGGTTCAGTGAGCTGCAAGAGGACAGACTGTGTGGACTCCTGCCCTCACCCGATTCGGATCCCCGGGCAGTGCTGCCCTGACTGTTCGGCAG GCTGCACCTACACAGGTAGAATCTTCTACAATAACCAGACCTTCCCGTCCGTGCTGGACCCGTGTCTGAGCTGCATCTGCCTG CTGGGTTCGGTGGCCTGCTCGCCCGTGGACTGCCCCATCACCTGCTCCTACCCTTTCCACCCTGACGGGGAGTGCTGTCCAGCGTGCCGAG ACTGCAACTACgaggggaggaaggtggggaaCGGCCAGGTGTTCACCTTGGACGATGAGCCCTGTACCCAGTGCATATGCCAG CTGGGAGAGGTGAGCTGCGAGAAGACGCCCTGCCAGCAGGCCTGCTCGGACCCCTCCACGCCCCCCAGGGACTGCTGCTCCTTCTGTCCAG ATTCCCTGGAAGAAAGCCGGGGTCTCTCCCCTCGTGGAGACGTTGAGCTCAGCAAAGTGGCCCGGACCCCCCGTGGAGACCCTGAGGCCCTGCTCAACTGCAGCTCCTGCCCGGGGCCCCCAGCGGTGTCACCTCGGAGGCCAGCGCTGCAGCTCCTCCAGCTCCTCCTGAGAACAAACCTGTCTGACATGCAGACTATACCC GAGCCTCCTCTCTACCTCCGGCCTCTCCCGGGGCTCCCGGGCCACCTCCTGTTACTCCAGAGCCCTCGTCCTCGGCCTCCGGGGCCCACACAGCATCCAGACAGCCTTCTCTGCCTGCCACCATCCGGCGTAGAGCCTCAGCCCTTTCCACGATGGGCCCCAGCCCCTCAGAGGCCCCCGTCACTATCCTCAGGCCTCGCAGGCTCTCTCCAGCCGCCTCCAGACTCTCTGCAGCCCTTGCAGCCACGGCCAGCCCTGGCCCCCAGGAGCCCACCACGGGGCCCTCACAGGAGGAGTCCACAGTGTAAGCAGGACTGCGTTGCAGGGCCGTGCCCGGGAGACGCCAGACAGAGAAGGCTCTGCCAGAGGCCCTGGGAGCTTGCAGGGTGGCTCTGGGGGCCAGTGAGGCTGCCGACTCCTTCAGGACCCCTGGCGGGGATGGAAAACCCTCAGGGCCCGATGTAG